The Henckelia pumila isolate YLH828 chromosome 2, ASM3356847v2, whole genome shotgun sequence genome includes a window with the following:
- the LOC140877715 gene encoding uncharacterized protein isoform X2: protein MEMEPSAEKQRRELERRVLEKVAVVISAVNDASQVDQVVVALCSLAASLFPLDTSSISGCLDVKFRHELLAVEFPSEDERTELWNIFYKGSAFRAFARFLLFDVASNWLACFPTSAKKQSYDVFFINGCAAEIVYEVVPCLQQIGSGSHDSNAVCSNAERLLVLCLLENNGVLQMVRDFCGGCQCEDLGQEQLKQVISRVSQLITSIPDKARQGAPTSLSPRLFFKRITTQLFHGMMEWDDKLVEESSFAYENQKNSGILFVGEAISRICRRGYTGELLRDVIPLILGNICNVLKSSSGVAVDEIFMSQPGVRFWLKLMEAVNDSHSVERIAEELLHQLAVQNVNDVEGYWFLWILFGRLYKRQPSVRFAFREKFLLWKVFPTCCLRWILHFAVLECNPDDALSVKSLNTRGLSETVQRLVAAWSRSEFVQSTPIERQVYVTAALGLCLEKMSKEDLDATKDALPSILQGISRRLESPEYLVRKMASGIAFVFSKVIDPKNPLYLDDSCHEETIDWEFGKTNPINGPPTATMLKVNENSDREIPRAMIPGKEIQKNEDNGISKDSTAIKKNVQFDLVDPDEIIDPATLNNDSAFDEDGSVNGSEDSGTSNESLKPYDLTDDDTDLTRKFSQLADVIAALRKSDDAEGVEKALDVAEKLVRASPDELKYMAGDLARTLLMVRCSDLTVEGEEESAEEKRQRALVALIVTCPHESLDSLNKLLYSPNVDIGQRIIILDVMTDAAQELASARILKSEKPKSLITQTSDQPWYVPRNGGPPNAGSWKEIPSAGTPLNWSYSYERELPSKAGQIKRGKTRRWSLRSAVQDNQTEQLQNRFPQYAVAFMLPAMQGFDKKRHGVDLLGRDFIVLGKLIHMLGVCMKCAAMHPEASVLASPLLDMLRSREVSHHAESYVRRSVLFTASCVLLALHPSFVASALVDGNIEISEGLEWVRTWAVQVAESDTDKECYTVARYGMSATPCRDGTASFSSS from the exons ATGGAAATGGAGCCCTCTGCAGAGAAGCAACGGAGAGAACTGGAGAGAAGAGTACTGGAGAAGGTTGCTGTCGTCATCTCCGCAGTCAATGACGCCAGCCAAGTCGATCAAGTTGTTGTCGCTCTTTGTTCTCTCGCCGCTTCCCTCTTTCCTCTCGATACCAGTTCAATTTCAG gttGTCTTGATGTGAAATTCCGACATGAG TTGTTGGCTGTGGAGTTTCCCAGTGAAGATGAGAGAACTGAATTGTGGAATATTTTCTACAAGGGCTCCGCATTTCGAGCATTTGCCAGATTTTTGTTGTTTG ATGTCGCTTCCAATTGGCTGGCATGCTTCCCAACTTCTGCAAAGAAACAGTCATATGATGTGTTTTTCATTAACGGCTGTGCTGCTGAGATTGTTTATGAGGTGGTTCCTTGTCTACAGCAGATTGGAAGTGGTAGTCATGATTCAAATGCTGTGTGCTCAAATGCTGAGAG ATTGCTTGTCCTTTGCTTGCTGGAGAATAATGGGGTGCTTCAGATGGTTAGAGATTTCTGTGGTGGTTGTCAATGTGAAGATCTTGGCCAAGAACAACTCAAGCAGGTTATTTCCAGGGTCTCACAGCTAATTACATCTATTCCTGATAAAGCAAGACAAGGAGCCCCGACTTCACTTTCACCTCG CTTGTTCTTCAAAAGAATCACAACTCAGCTTTTCCACGGAATGATGGAGTGGGATGATAAGTTGGTTGAGGAGTCATCTTTTGCATATGAAAACCAGAAGAATAGTGGTATTCTTTTTGTTGGAGAAGCAATTTCCCGTATTTGTCGTCGAGGGTATACTG GTGAACTATTGCGTGATGTGATTCCATTGATCCTTGGAAATATTTGCAACGTCTTAAAATCAAGCTCTGGGGTGGCTGTCGATGAAATTTTTATGTCACAACCAGGTGTGCGTTTCTGGTTGAAACTCATGGAGGCAGTGAATGATTCccattctgttgaaagaatagCTGAAGAACTCTTGCATCAACTAGCTGTTCAAAATGTCAACGATGTTGAGGGTTATTGGTTTTTGTGGATACTTTTTGGTCGCCTCTATAAGCGCCAACCTTCAGTTAG GTTTGCTTTTCGAGAGAAATTCTTACTCTGGAAAGTGTTTCCTACCTGTTGCTTAAGATGGATTCTTCATTTTGCGGTACTTGAATGCAACCCTGACGATGCTTTATCGGTAAAATCTCTTAATACTCGGGGTCTCTCAGAGACAGTGCAGCGCCTTGTCGCAGCATGGTCAAGAAGCGAGTTTGTGCAATCAACCCCAATTGAGCGACAAGTGT ATGTAACTGCTGCGTTAGGCCTTTGCCTGGAGAAGATGAGTAAAGAAGATCTAGATGCTACAAAGGATGCACTGCCATCAATTCTACAGGGGATCAGTC GTAGGCTAGAGAGCCCTGAGTATTTGGTTCGTAAAATGGCAAGCGGTATTGCTTTTGTATTTTCTAAGGTCATAGACCCCAAAAATCCTTTGTATCTTGATGATAGTTGCCATGAGGAGACAATAGATTGGGAGTTTGGGAAAACAAACCCAATCAACGGGCCTCCAACAGCAACAATGCTCAAAGTGAATGAAAATTCTGATAGAGAAATTCCTCGTGCTATGATCCCTGgaaaagaaattcaaaagaaTGAAGATAATGGGATCAGTAAAGACTCAACAGCTATAAAGAAAAATGTGCAATTTGATTTAGTTGATCCTGATGAAATAATTGATCCGGCAACTTTAAATAATGATTCAGCCTTTGATGAAGATGGCAGTGTCAATGGAAGTGAGGATTCTGGTACCTCAAATGAGTCTTTGAAACCATATGACTTAACAGATGATGACACTGATTTGACAAGAAAGTTCTCGCAGTTGGCTGATGTGATCGCAGCATTAAGAAAATCAGATGATGCAGAGGGT GTAGAGAAGGCCCTTGATGTTGCTGAGAAGCTGGTTCGAGCATCACCAGACGAGCTAAAATATATGGCTGGTGATTTGGCTAGGACGCTTCTAATGGTCCGTTGCTCTGACTTGACTGTGGAAGGAGAAGAAGAATCAGCTGAAGAAAAAAGACAAAGGGCACTGGTAGCATTGATTGTCACCTGTCCTCATGAATCTCTTGATAGTCTTAACAAGCTGCTGTATTCACCTAACGTAGACATCGGTCAGCGGATAATCATCTTGGATGTCATGACAGATGCCGCGCAGGAGCTTGCAAGTGCAAGAATCCTGAAATCTGAGAAACCGAAGTCCCTCATAACACAAACTTCAGATCAACCATGGTATGTACCAAGAAATGGAGGTCCTCCAAACGCAGGGTCCTGGAAGGAAATTCCATCAGCAGGAACTCCATTGAACTGGTCTTACTCGTATGAAAGAGAACTTCCATCCAAAGCAGGGCAGATCAAGAGGGGGAAGACCCGCCGCTGGAGCCTTCGGTCAGCAGTTCAAGATAACCAGACAGAACAGTTGCAGAACAGGTTTCCACAATATGCTGTTGCATTTATGCTTCCAGCCAtgcaggggtttgacaaaaagAGGCATGGTGTTGATTTATTGGGGagggattttattgtcttggggAAACTCATCCACATGCTTGGGGTATGTATGAAGTGTGCAGCAATGCACCCAGAAGCTTCTGTTTTGGCATCCCCTCTTTTGGATATGTTACGATCCAG GGAGGTATCCCATCATGCAGAATCGTATGTGAGGAGATCTGTCCTTTTTACTGCTTCATGTGTGTTGTTGGCCCTGCATCCATCATTTGTTGCATCTGCTCTGGTTGATGGAAATATTGAGATCTCTGAAGGGCTTGAGTGGGTTCGCACATGGGCAGTGCAGGTGGCTGAATCTGACACAGACAAAGAATGCTACACGGTAG CTCGCTATGGCATGTCTGCAACTCCATGCAGAGATGGCACTGCAAGCTTCTCGAGCTCTTGA
- the LOC140877715 gene encoding uncharacterized protein isoform X1, which translates to MEMEPSAEKQRRELERRVLEKVAVVISAVNDASQVDQVVVALCSLAASLFPLDTSSISGCLDVKFRHELLAVEFPSEDERTELWNIFYKGSAFRAFARFLLFDVASNWLACFPTSAKKQSYDVFFINGCAAEIVYEVVPCLQQIGSGSHDSNAVCSNAERLLVLCLLENNGVLQMVRDFCGGCQCEDLGQEQLKQVISRVSQLITSIPDKARQGAPTSLSPRLFFKRITTQLFHGMMEWDDKLVEESSFAYENQKNSGILFVGEAISRICRRGYTGELLRDVIPLILGNICNVLKSSSGVAVDEIFMSQPGVRFWLKLMEAVNDSHSVERIAEELLHQLAVQNVNDVEGYWFLWILFGRLYKRQPSVRFAFREKFLLWKVFPTCCLRWILHFAVLECNPDDALSVKSLNTRGLSETVQRLVAAWSRSEFVQSTPIERQVYVTAALGLCLEKMSKEDLDATKDALPSILQGISRRLESPEYLVRKMASGIAFVFSKVIDPKNPLYLDDSCHEETIDWEFGKTNPINGPPTATMLKVNENSDREIPRAMIPGKEIQKNEDNGISKDSTAIKKNVQFDLVDPDEIIDPATLNNDSAFDEDGSVNGSEDSGTSNESLKPYDLTDDDTDLTRKFSQLADVIAALRKSDDAEGVEKALDVAEKLVRASPDELKYMAGDLARTLLMVRCSDLTVEGEEESAEEKRQRALVALIVTCPHESLDSLNKLLYSPNVDIGQRIIILDVMTDAAQELASARILKSEKPKSLITQTSDQPWYVPRNGGPPNAGSWKEIPSAGTPLNWSYSYERELPSKAGQIKRGKTRRWSLRSAVQDNQTEQLQNRFPQYAVAFMLPAMQGFDKKRHGVDLLGRDFIVLGKLIHMLGVCMKCAAMHPEASVLASPLLDMLRSREVSHHAESYVRRSVLFTASCVLLALHPSFVASALVDGNIEISEGLEWVRTWAVQVAESDTDKECYTLAMACLQLHAEMALQASRALESSKDTSKPKSISIFPTSSNGSIKLPF; encoded by the exons ATGGAAATGGAGCCCTCTGCAGAGAAGCAACGGAGAGAACTGGAGAGAAGAGTACTGGAGAAGGTTGCTGTCGTCATCTCCGCAGTCAATGACGCCAGCCAAGTCGATCAAGTTGTTGTCGCTCTTTGTTCTCTCGCCGCTTCCCTCTTTCCTCTCGATACCAGTTCAATTTCAG gttGTCTTGATGTGAAATTCCGACATGAG TTGTTGGCTGTGGAGTTTCCCAGTGAAGATGAGAGAACTGAATTGTGGAATATTTTCTACAAGGGCTCCGCATTTCGAGCATTTGCCAGATTTTTGTTGTTTG ATGTCGCTTCCAATTGGCTGGCATGCTTCCCAACTTCTGCAAAGAAACAGTCATATGATGTGTTTTTCATTAACGGCTGTGCTGCTGAGATTGTTTATGAGGTGGTTCCTTGTCTACAGCAGATTGGAAGTGGTAGTCATGATTCAAATGCTGTGTGCTCAAATGCTGAGAG ATTGCTTGTCCTTTGCTTGCTGGAGAATAATGGGGTGCTTCAGATGGTTAGAGATTTCTGTGGTGGTTGTCAATGTGAAGATCTTGGCCAAGAACAACTCAAGCAGGTTATTTCCAGGGTCTCACAGCTAATTACATCTATTCCTGATAAAGCAAGACAAGGAGCCCCGACTTCACTTTCACCTCG CTTGTTCTTCAAAAGAATCACAACTCAGCTTTTCCACGGAATGATGGAGTGGGATGATAAGTTGGTTGAGGAGTCATCTTTTGCATATGAAAACCAGAAGAATAGTGGTATTCTTTTTGTTGGAGAAGCAATTTCCCGTATTTGTCGTCGAGGGTATACTG GTGAACTATTGCGTGATGTGATTCCATTGATCCTTGGAAATATTTGCAACGTCTTAAAATCAAGCTCTGGGGTGGCTGTCGATGAAATTTTTATGTCACAACCAGGTGTGCGTTTCTGGTTGAAACTCATGGAGGCAGTGAATGATTCccattctgttgaaagaatagCTGAAGAACTCTTGCATCAACTAGCTGTTCAAAATGTCAACGATGTTGAGGGTTATTGGTTTTTGTGGATACTTTTTGGTCGCCTCTATAAGCGCCAACCTTCAGTTAG GTTTGCTTTTCGAGAGAAATTCTTACTCTGGAAAGTGTTTCCTACCTGTTGCTTAAGATGGATTCTTCATTTTGCGGTACTTGAATGCAACCCTGACGATGCTTTATCGGTAAAATCTCTTAATACTCGGGGTCTCTCAGAGACAGTGCAGCGCCTTGTCGCAGCATGGTCAAGAAGCGAGTTTGTGCAATCAACCCCAATTGAGCGACAAGTGT ATGTAACTGCTGCGTTAGGCCTTTGCCTGGAGAAGATGAGTAAAGAAGATCTAGATGCTACAAAGGATGCACTGCCATCAATTCTACAGGGGATCAGTC GTAGGCTAGAGAGCCCTGAGTATTTGGTTCGTAAAATGGCAAGCGGTATTGCTTTTGTATTTTCTAAGGTCATAGACCCCAAAAATCCTTTGTATCTTGATGATAGTTGCCATGAGGAGACAATAGATTGGGAGTTTGGGAAAACAAACCCAATCAACGGGCCTCCAACAGCAACAATGCTCAAAGTGAATGAAAATTCTGATAGAGAAATTCCTCGTGCTATGATCCCTGgaaaagaaattcaaaagaaTGAAGATAATGGGATCAGTAAAGACTCAACAGCTATAAAGAAAAATGTGCAATTTGATTTAGTTGATCCTGATGAAATAATTGATCCGGCAACTTTAAATAATGATTCAGCCTTTGATGAAGATGGCAGTGTCAATGGAAGTGAGGATTCTGGTACCTCAAATGAGTCTTTGAAACCATATGACTTAACAGATGATGACACTGATTTGACAAGAAAGTTCTCGCAGTTGGCTGATGTGATCGCAGCATTAAGAAAATCAGATGATGCAGAGGGT GTAGAGAAGGCCCTTGATGTTGCTGAGAAGCTGGTTCGAGCATCACCAGACGAGCTAAAATATATGGCTGGTGATTTGGCTAGGACGCTTCTAATGGTCCGTTGCTCTGACTTGACTGTGGAAGGAGAAGAAGAATCAGCTGAAGAAAAAAGACAAAGGGCACTGGTAGCATTGATTGTCACCTGTCCTCATGAATCTCTTGATAGTCTTAACAAGCTGCTGTATTCACCTAACGTAGACATCGGTCAGCGGATAATCATCTTGGATGTCATGACAGATGCCGCGCAGGAGCTTGCAAGTGCAAGAATCCTGAAATCTGAGAAACCGAAGTCCCTCATAACACAAACTTCAGATCAACCATGGTATGTACCAAGAAATGGAGGTCCTCCAAACGCAGGGTCCTGGAAGGAAATTCCATCAGCAGGAACTCCATTGAACTGGTCTTACTCGTATGAAAGAGAACTTCCATCCAAAGCAGGGCAGATCAAGAGGGGGAAGACCCGCCGCTGGAGCCTTCGGTCAGCAGTTCAAGATAACCAGACAGAACAGTTGCAGAACAGGTTTCCACAATATGCTGTTGCATTTATGCTTCCAGCCAtgcaggggtttgacaaaaagAGGCATGGTGTTGATTTATTGGGGagggattttattgtcttggggAAACTCATCCACATGCTTGGGGTATGTATGAAGTGTGCAGCAATGCACCCAGAAGCTTCTGTTTTGGCATCCCCTCTTTTGGATATGTTACGATCCAG GGAGGTATCCCATCATGCAGAATCGTATGTGAGGAGATCTGTCCTTTTTACTGCTTCATGTGTGTTGTTGGCCCTGCATCCATCATTTGTTGCATCTGCTCTGGTTGATGGAAATATTGAGATCTCTGAAGGGCTTGAGTGGGTTCGCACATGGGCAGTGCAGGTGGCTGAATCTGACACAGACAAAGAATGCTACACG CTCGCTATGGCATGTCTGCAACTCCATGCAGAGATGGCACTGCAAGCTTCTCGAGCTCTTGAATCCTCAAAAGATACATCAAAACCGAAGAGCATTAGTATATTCCCTACTTCATCAAATGGATCGATCAAACTCCCTTTTTAG